DNA sequence from the Asticcacaulis sp. AND118 genome:
GCACATGAAAGCGCGTCCCTTCGTCAAGTTTCGATTCGAACCAAATCTCGCCCGACAAACGACGCAGCGTCGCCTTCACATAGGCCATGCCCAGCCCCAGCCCGCCCACCTCGGTCGTGTTGCGCGCGCGGCGAAAGATTTCAAACACTTTCGGCTTGTCGATATCGGCGATGCCGCGCCCGTTGTCGGACAGGGTGAAGATATAGTCGTGCAGAGTCTGACGCACAGACATTTCTATTCTTCCGGAAACGCCGGCACGCAGATATTTGACGGCATTGTCGAGCAGGTTGCCGAAGATCTGCTCCAGCGCCACAGGATCGGTATACACCTCCGGCAGCGGGTCGCAGCGAATGTCGATGCCCTTCTGTGTGATGTCGTAGCCCAGCGCACCCACGCACTTGTCGAATACGGCCTGGGCATCGACCTTTTCCAGCGTGTAAACCCGTTTGCCGATGCGCGAGAGGTCGAGAATGGCGCGCGTCAGGCTGTCCATGCGCTCCACCCCTTTCGAGATGAAGCCCAGCGCCTCCGGCACGTCTTCTTTAAGTGCCAGATCGAGCACCTTGCGATGTTCGGGCTTGAACTTCGCCTCATAGGGCTGGATGGCCCCGGCGACGTCCTTCATGGATATTTCCAGTTCCTTGGAAAAGCCCTTGAGATTGACCAGTGGCGCGCGCAGGTCGTGCGAGGTGATGTAGGTGAAGGTTTCCAGATCGGCATAGAGCTGACGCAGTTCTTCCTCGCGCTGCTTCTGTTCGGTGATGTCGGCATTGCTGCCGATCATGCTTTTGATGCCGCTGAAATCGGCCCCGGTGCCGACCCCGCGCGACAGGATCCAGCGATAGCCGCCATCCTTGTGCCGCATGCGAAAGGTGCTGCGATAGGTCGAATCCGTGCCCTCCATATAGCGGCGCAGATCGCCGTCGGCGGCTTCGCGGTCGTCGGGATGGATCAGGTCGCGGAACACCTCCCAGCGGTTTTCCACCTCGTCCGGCGCATAGCCGAGCATGGCCTGATAGGCCGCCGAGCAATAGAAGTCGCCGCTGACGAAATTGACCTCGAACAGGCCGTCGTTGATGCCTTCGGTGACCTCGCGGTAACGCTGCATGACGGCCTCCTGTTCGGCCAGACGGGTGCGGAAATCCGCTTCCAGATTGAGGATGGTCACCGTCCCCATCAGCATCACCCCGATCAGCAGGATATTGCCGATGACGAGGGTGTAGAGAAAATCCGATCGCGCCTTTTCCGCGTGGACCGCATTCATGCGGATATTGAGCAAACGCTTGATGGCCGAGGTCTCCAGCGCGCGGCGCACATGCGCCATTTCCTCGACCTGACGGCGGAAGGTTTCGCGGGTCAACCGCGTCCCGCGCTCCAGCCGCCGGTTGTCGATCTGATCGTCGAGCGTCTTGCGCAGGGCGCGGATATTGTCGAGCCACAGATAGAGGTCGCGGGCCCCTTCCGGATCGCGCCGCAGAACCATGGTGCGCAGCGCCGAGAGATCGCGCTCCAGCATGTCGCGCGCCGCCCGATAGGGCCTCAGCGCCGCCTCGTCGCCGGAAACCAGATAGCCGTGGACGCCCGTTTCCATATCGAGCAGATCGACCAGCACCACCCGACTCTGGCGGATCGCCTCATATTCGAAAAGCGCCTGCCGGTTCTGTTCCTGAATGCGGTCGTAATGGGCATAGACGATGAAGGAAAAGGCAACGGTGGCCACCGACAGCAGAACGAACATCACCAGATAGTAATGCCTCTGCCTCAGAAGCTTCTGCCACAACATCCCTTATCATTCCCCGTAAGCCGCACTGAAAACATGGCCAAAAAAGCAGAAAGCAGGCCCTGAAGCCGCGCGGCATCAGAACCTGCGAAAAGCGGAAATGTCCAGTCGTATTACTACTGCTTGGCGTCCTTGGCGGCGTCGGAGACGGCTTCGCCGCCGGCCTGAACGTCCTTACCCGCGCCTTCGATCGTGTTGCAGGCCGAAAGGGCCGGAACGGCCGCCAGCGCCACGCCGGCAATCATGATCATCTTGGCAATCTTATTGGTCATGTGCGTAATCCTTTTCAAGCTCCCCATCGTGACCCTACGATGCCGCCCCGCCGGTAATGGGTCCATGCCGTCGCGCAGAGCCTGCATAAAAAAATTATAAGAAAAATCAGGCGGCTTTTTTGCGGGAATTTGATTTCCCGGTCTTCAGCCCCTGCCGAAAGGCGCGCCAGACACCCGCCACGCCGCTGGCCACCCCTGCGGCGGTGCGGGTCAGTGCGCCGTGCACCTCGCGCTCGCCAGGCAGGGCCGAGGTTTCGCTGATCAGGCTGTCCAGCGAATGCCACACCGCCCGCCGCGCCCGGCCGATGGCCACCAGAAACGCAAACCCCAAAAATACGACCGCCACCGCCACCAGCCCGCCGGCCGCCAACGGGTCGAGCCCCAACGCTTGCAAACCGTGGAAAGACAGGATCAGCATCGTCGCCGTCAAAAGCGCCGGCGCCACCAACGCGAACACCATCAAGCCGACCAGCACGCCAAGGGCGCTGAGGAAGGCGACCGCCTGCGGCTGCACGCGGCGAAAGCGCTCACGCACCAGAAAGAGCTGGGCCAGGCGGATAAGAACGGACATCAGGACTTCCTTTCAAGAGACAGATGCAAAACGGGCGAAGTCCGCTGTGGACTTCGCCCGTCAAAGCTCAGTAGCGGGACAGCGATCAGCGCTTGATGAGCATGCCGATCAGCACGCCGGCGCCCAGCGCCAGCAGGCCCGTACGCACCGGATTGTCGTGAACTTCCTGATTCAGGCGGCCACCGGCCTTGTTGAGCTGACCCTGCGCGTCGTCGAACAGGGTGCGCAGCTTGGCACCGGCTTCACTGGCGCGGGCCGAGAGGTCATCGGCCACATGGCGCGCAGTCTTTTCCGCCTTGTCGACAGCATGGTCGGCGTCGGAACGGACATCGTGCTCAGCCAGGATCTTGGTGACTCCGGCGGCGGCTTTGGT
Encoded proteins:
- a CDS encoding ATP-binding protein, whose translation is MLWQKLLRQRHYYLVMFVLLSVATVAFSFIVYAHYDRIQEQNRQALFEYEAIRQSRVVLVDLLDMETGVHGYLVSGDEAALRPYRAARDMLERDLSALRTMVLRRDPEGARDLYLWLDNIRALRKTLDDQIDNRRLERGTRLTRETFRRQVEEMAHVRRALETSAIKRLLNIRMNAVHAEKARSDFLYTLVIGNILLIGVMLMGTVTILNLEADFRTRLAEQEAVMQRYREVTEGINDGLFEVNFVSGDFYCSAAYQAMLGYAPDEVENRWEVFRDLIHPDDREAADGDLRRYMEGTDSTYRSTFRMRHKDGGYRWILSRGVGTGADFSGIKSMIGSNADITEQKQREEELRQLYADLETFTYITSHDLRAPLVNLKGFSKELEISMKDVAGAIQPYEAKFKPEHRKVLDLALKEDVPEALGFISKGVERMDSLTRAILDLSRIGKRVYTLEKVDAQAVFDKCVGALGYDITQKGIDIRCDPLPEVYTDPVALEQIFGNLLDNAVKYLRAGVSGRIEMSVRQTLHDYIFTLSDNGRGIADIDKPKVFEIFRRARNTTEVGGLGLGMAYVKATLRRLSGEIWFESKLDEGTRFHVRLPRRPNSRDETRFTESVSA
- a CDS encoding entericidin A/B family lipoprotein, with product MTNKIAKMIMIAGVALAAVPALSACNTIEGAGKDVQAGGEAVSDAAKDAKQ